Proteins from one Telopea speciosissima isolate NSW1024214 ecotype Mountain lineage chromosome 1, Tspe_v1, whole genome shotgun sequence genomic window:
- the LOC122654441 gene encoding MDIS1-interacting receptor like kinase 2-like, whose product MAFCKLNVLQSLSFNLISFLFFALLLLAFSNPYALSSISTGGTSFVAVDQADSLLKWKSSLNNQSQSVLHSWRLVDPNSTNSSTRSDPCMSWIGISCNQRGSITEINLPSMGLQGMVKNFPFPSFPALKRLDLINNTLLGSVPSNIANLSGIYYLDLSINQFSGVIPLEICLLTNLKILYLDQNNFSGSIPYGIGRLKNLTVLTLFSNNLYGSIPASIGNLSNLRQLSLYQNSLNGSIPVSIGKLINLHFLYLYENQLSSSIPQEIGNLSKLNSLSLESNNLVGSIPGEIGNLKSLSDLYFPLNNLNGSIPVSLGNLRNLTILHLSENQLSGMIPIEIGNLTSLTDIEISFNRLTGSIPSTLGNLRKLTNLNLLKNQLSGSLPQEIGNLTNLVNLQLTDNQFSGILPQGLCRGGSLENFTARNNHFMGHIPKGFKNCTNLVRVRLANNQLAANLSEDFGVYEKLNYIDLSNNQLYGELSSTWGQCQNLQALLMAGNNIIGKIPPELAMLTQLHVLDLSSNYVVGEIPKEFGELTALLNLSLSDNQISGSLPLEIGRLNSLTNLDLSTNRLSGQIPKEIGNCSNLLNLDLSNNRLNGTIPFQIGNLLYLQILLDLSQNRLNGEIQSQFKNLRNLEKLNLSHNQLSGTTVTVFEGMSSLTSIDISYNEFEGPVPNNRAFQNATIEALRNNKALCGNVSGLQPCKSSSSEGENAKPEHKILITVVVPLVGALFLLFAFVSIAAYVVHRKRERFSETEQRRRPCDDTDLFAIWNYDGRIVYQEIIEATEDFDAKYCIGMGGYGSVYIAKLPTDQVVAIKKPHQPLQDECENANIQTFRNEICALTKLRHRNIVKLYGFCSSAQHSFLVYEYLERGSLAKILNNDKLALEMDWIRRVNVIKGVANALSYMHHDCSPPIIHRDISSNNVLVDEEYEACVSDFGTARLLKPDSSNWTSQAGKCGYVAPELAYTMKVTQKCDIYSFGVLTLEVLLGRHPSELISVLLSSFPIMPLTKQMILMGDVLDKRLSPPTIDMVEELLSIMKLAISCLATNPQSRPDMYYVSQKLSSCCHLLPGNMLRADIQHVHLERKLHD is encoded by the exons ATGGCTTTCTGCAAGCTAAACGTACTACAATCCCTTTCCTTCAATCTCAtatccttccttttcttcgCTTTGCTCCTCCTTGCTTTTTCGAACCCCTATGCCTTGAGTTCCATCAGCACTGGCGGCACCAGTTTTGTTGCTGTGGACCAAGCTGATTCTCTCCTCAAATGGAAATCTAGTCTCAACAACCAAAGCCAATCTGTACTCCATTCATGGAGACTAGTTGATCCTAATTCCACCAATTCCTCTACAAGGTCTGACCCGTGCATGAGTTGGATTGGAATTTCTTGCAATCAAAGGGGAAGTATCACTGAAATTAACTTACCGAGTATGGGCTTGCAAGGTATGGTTAAGAACTTCCCCTTTCCTTCATTTCCTGCTCTTAAACGTCTAGATCTCATTAATAACACACTTCTTGGCTCTGTTCCATCCAACATTGCTAACCTTTCAGGTATCTACTACCTTGATCTGTCCATAAATCAATTCTCTGGAGTAATTCCATTGGAAATCTGCTTACTTACCAATCTTAAAATCTTGTATCTTGATCAGAATAATTTCAGTGGATCGATACCTTATGGAATTGGAAGATTGAAAAATCTTACTGTTCTCACCTTGTTCTCTAACAACCTCTATGGTTCCATACCTGCATCTATAGGTAATTTGAGCAATCTAAGGCAGCTCTCTTTGTACCAAAACAGTCTCAATGGTTCAATCCCTGTATCTATAGGTAAGTTGATAAATCTGCACTTTCTATACCTATATGAAAATCAACTTTCAAGTTCCATTCCTCAGGAAATAGGAAATTTGTCAAAACTCAATTCTTTAAGCCTTGAAAGTAATAATCTTGTAGGTTCCATTCCCGGAGAAATAGGAAATTTGAAATCATTAAGTGATCTATACTTTCCTCTCAACAATCTCAATGGCTCAATCCCTGTTTCTTTAGGTAATTTGAGAAATCTAACCATTTTACACCTCTCTGAGAATCAATTGTCTGGTATGATTCCTATAGAAATTGGAAATTTGACGAGTCTGACCGACattgaaatttcattcaatCGTCTAACTGGAAGCATCCCTTCCACTTTGGGAAACCTTCGGAAGCTCACCAATTTGAACTTGCTGAAAAATCAACTCTCTGGATCACTCCCTCAAGAAATTGGAAATCTGACGAATTTGGTTAACTTACAATTGACAGATAACCAATTCTCAGGTATTCTCCCACAAGGGCTATGCAGGGGTGGATCACTTGAAAATTTCACTGCTCGTAACAACCATTTCATGGGTCATATTCCAAAAGGTTTCAAAAACTGCACAAATTTAGTTAGAGTTCGACTTGCAAATAACCAACTTGCCGCAAACTTATCGGAGGATTTCGGGGTTTATGAGAAGCTGAATTACATTGATTTGAGCAATAATCAATTGTATGGTGAGCTTTCATCAACCTGGGGACAATGCCAAAACCTGCAAGCTCTACTGATGGCTGGAAACAATATCATTGGTAAGATACCTCCTGAGCTTGCGATGTTAACTCAACTCCATGTTCTTGATCTTTCTTCAAATTACGTGGTGGGAGAAATTCCTAAGGAATTTGGTGAGTTAACAGCTTTGCTTAATCTCAGTCTGAGTGACAATCAAATTTCTGGCAGTTTACCATTAGAAATTGGAAGGCTAAACAGCCTAACAAATCTTGATTTGTCAACAAATAGGTTGAGTGGACAAATACCAAAAGAAATAGGGAATTGCTCCAACTTATTAAATCTGGATTTAAGCAATAACAGATTGAATGGAACCATTCCATTTCAAATTGGCAATCTGCTTTACCTTCAAATTCTATTGGATCTTAGTCAAAACAGGCTCAATGGGGAGATACAGTCACAGTTTAAAAATTTAAGGAACTTGGAAAAGTTAAATCTCTCCCACAATCAACTCTCAGGTACCACTGTTACTGTATTTGAAGGAATGTCTAGCTTGACATCCATTGATATATCTTACAATGAGTTCGAGGGTCCAGTACCAAACAACAGAGCCTTTCAAAATGCAACAATAGAAGCTTTAAGAAACAATAAAGCACTGTGTGGCAATGTAAGTGGTCTGCAACCTTGCAAATCATCCTCTTCGGAAGGAGAAAATGCAAAACCAGAGCACAAAATCCTGATTACTGTTGTGGTTCCATTGGTAGGTGCTCTGTTTCTTCTGTTTGCTTTTGTTAGTATCGCAGCATATGTTGTCCATCGAAAAAGGGAAAGATTTAGTGAGACAGagcaaagaagaagaccatGTGATGATACAGATTTATTTGCGATATGGAACTACGACGGAAGAATAGTATATCAAGAAATTATTGAAGCAACAGAGGATTTTGATGCGAAATATTGCATTGGGATGGGAGGATATGGAAGCGTATATATAGCAAAGTTGCCGACAGATCAAGTGGTGGCTATCAAAAAGCCTCACCAACCATTACAGGATGAGTGTGAGAATGCCAACATACAAACATTCAGAAATGAGATTTGTGCATTGACAAAACTGCGACACAGAAACATTGTGAAACTATATGGGTTTTGTTCATCTGCACAACACTCCTTTTTAGTTTATGAGTATCTTGAGAGAGGAAGTTTGGCTAAGATCCTCAACAACGACAAGCTTGCATTGGAAATGGATTGGATAAGAAGGGTTAATGTTATTAAAGGTGTGGCAAATGCTTTGTCTTACATGCACCATGATTGTTCACCACCAATCATTCACCGTGACATATCGAGCAACaatgttttggtggatgaagaaTATGAGGCATGTGTGTCTGACTTTGGCACTGCTAGACTTCTAAAGCCCGATTCATCCAATTGGACTTCTCAGGCGGGGAAGTGCGGATATGTTGCTCCAG AGCTTGCCTACACGATGAAGGTGACCCAAAAATGTGACATTTATAGCTTTGGGGTACTAACATTGGAAGTGTTGCTGGGAAGGCATCCAAGTGAACTCATCTCCGTTCTATTATCATCCTTCCCAATAATGCCATTAACAAAGCAAATGATATTAATGGGAGATGTGTTGGACAAAAGGCTCTCCCCTCCCACGATTGACATGGTTGAAGAACTCTTATCTATTATGAAGCTAGCAATCTCATGTTTAGCCACTAATCCACAATCTCGACCTGACATGTATTATGTGTCTCAGAAACTATCATCTTGCTGCCATCTTTTGCCTGGCAATATGCTTCGTGCTGATATCCAACATGTTCATTTGGAAAGGAAGCTGCATGACTAA